A stretch of Plesiomonas shigelloides DNA encodes these proteins:
- a CDS encoding ABC transporter substrate-binding protein, with the protein MKKSWISGTLLACSLSLSAAHAEDTRSAWQQTLENAQGTTVYLNTVAGNAQLSNYLDWAKDEVKKRYNITLVHTETPNNTEIISRIMADKIAGKKQPGSSDIIWLHGKYFSSLRAADLLSGPFVDQLPNWPVVDQSLPVKIDATLPTDGYEAPWGLNQLTFIYDTARTATPPKSVKEMLTYAMQHPGKITYPLPSDIYGRNFLKAALLQLAPTPDVLYRDVKESDFKLQTAPLWQFLDNLHQYAWKNGKAFPANQAEMLALLKSGEIDMAISLNPNSVQYAINKGLIAPTSKAYALDQGAITRAHFLAIPFNAPSPDAAKVVINFLMSPEAQARKEDPALWGDPTILNISALGMEKARFSEHKPLFKILPEPHPSWEDALEAEWQRRYGAQGATVSP; encoded by the coding sequence GTGAAAAAAAGCTGGATATCAGGCACTTTGCTCGCATGTTCGCTGAGTTTATCTGCCGCTCACGCAGAAGACACCCGCAGCGCATGGCAGCAGACACTGGAAAATGCACAGGGAACCACCGTTTATCTCAACACTGTTGCGGGCAATGCCCAGCTCAGCAACTATCTTGATTGGGCTAAAGATGAGGTGAAAAAGCGTTATAACATCACGCTGGTTCACACCGAAACGCCTAACAATACCGAAATTATCAGCCGCATCATGGCGGACAAAATTGCCGGCAAAAAGCAGCCTGGCAGCTCCGATATTATCTGGCTACATGGCAAATACTTCAGCTCACTGCGCGCGGCCGATTTGCTGTCGGGCCCTTTTGTCGATCAGTTACCGAATTGGCCGGTGGTCGATCAGAGTCTGCCGGTAAAAATTGACGCAACACTGCCGACCGATGGCTACGAAGCGCCGTGGGGTCTAAATCAGCTGACCTTTATCTACGACACAGCGCGTACCGCTACGCCACCTAAAAGCGTTAAAGAGATGCTGACCTACGCGATGCAGCATCCGGGTAAAATTACCTACCCACTGCCGAGCGATATTTATGGTCGTAATTTCCTCAAAGCGGCACTGCTGCAACTGGCTCCAACACCGGATGTGCTGTATCGCGATGTGAAAGAAAGTGACTTCAAATTGCAAACTGCGCCACTGTGGCAATTTTTAGATAACTTGCACCAGTATGCGTGGAAAAACGGCAAGGCTTTCCCAGCCAATCAAGCCGAGATGCTGGCATTGCTGAAGTCTGGCGAGATTGATATGGCCATCAGCCTAAACCCCAATAGTGTGCAATACGCCATTAATAAGGGGCTGATTGCGCCAACCAGTAAAGCTTATGCACTGGATCAAGGGGCCATTACGCGCGCACATTTTTTGGCTATCCCCTTTAATGCGCCGTCACCGGATGCTGCCAAAGTGGTGATTAACTTTTTGATGTCACCAGAAGCGCAGGCGCGCAAGGAAGACCCTGCATTGTGGGGAGATCCTACCATCCTCAATATTTCTGCATTAGGGATGGAGAAAGCGCGCTTTAGCGAACATAAGCCGCTGTTTAAAATTCTGCCCGAGCCACACCCGTCTTGGGAAGATGCGCTAGAAGCCGAATGGCAACGCCGCTATGGCGCACAAGGCGCAACAGTATCGCCTTAA
- the punC gene encoding purine nucleoside transporter PunC has product MKSSLGFTAYLAGLSMLGFLATDMYLPAFDAMQTSLGANASAIGATLSIFLAGFAVAQLVWGPLSDRLGRRPILLAGILLFTLASFGCVFVTSATQLLVLRFIQAVGVCAAAVSWQALVVDRFEGNEANRMFATIMPLVALSPALAPLVGVWLLEHFSWRAIFVVLGLTGILLMLCTLRIQARGAQPANEQAVGYFRMLTSRMFSGNVLIFAACSAAFFAWLTGSPFILGELGYGPRDIGLSYIPQTIAFLAGGYGCRTLLARTTGEKMLPWLLALFVLSVVGMFVIPFTGHVTLVLLMIPFCLLAVANGAIYPIVVANALGAWKEHTGKAAALQNALQLGLSFLGSMLVSWRADDALQATTQTMLLMAGLVIVGYFVQSVRARQAALEPHQAQS; this is encoded by the coding sequence ATGAAATCTTCCCTAGGTTTTACCGCATATCTGGCCGGTCTGAGCATGTTGGGCTTTCTTGCCACCGACATGTACTTGCCGGCATTTGACGCCATGCAAACCTCGCTTGGCGCGAACGCCAGTGCGATCGGTGCTACGCTGAGTATCTTCTTAGCCGGTTTTGCCGTCGCGCAACTGGTGTGGGGGCCGCTGTCAGACCGCTTAGGTCGTCGCCCAATCCTGCTGGCCGGTATTTTGCTGTTTACACTGGCTAGCTTTGGCTGCGTTTTCGTCACCTCCGCGACACAGTTGCTGGTTCTGCGCTTTATTCAGGCCGTGGGCGTGTGTGCTGCTGCGGTGAGCTGGCAGGCGCTGGTGGTTGACCGTTTTGAAGGCAACGAAGCCAACCGCATGTTCGCGACTATCATGCCACTGGTGGCCTTGTCACCGGCACTGGCGCCGTTGGTCGGTGTATGGTTGCTGGAGCACTTCTCATGGCGCGCCATCTTTGTGGTACTGGGTCTGACCGGTATTTTGCTGATGCTGTGCACCCTGCGTATTCAAGCTCGCGGCGCGCAACCGGCTAATGAGCAAGCGGTGGGTTATTTCCGCATGCTGACCTCACGCATGTTCTCCGGTAACGTGCTGATCTTCGCGGCTTGCTCTGCGGCCTTCTTTGCTTGGTTGACCGGCTCACCGTTTATTCTGGGTGAATTAGGCTACGGTCCACGTGATATTGGCTTGAGCTACATTCCACAGACCATCGCGTTCTTGGCTGGTGGTTATGGCTGCCGCACCCTGCTGGCACGAACTACTGGCGAGAAAATGCTGCCGTGGTTACTGGCGCTGTTCGTGCTGAGCGTGGTGGGTATGTTCGTGATCCCGTTCACCGGCCATGTTACCTTAGTGCTGCTGATGATCCCATTCTGCTTACTGGCGGTGGCCAACGGTGCGATTTACCCGATTGTAGTGGCGAATGCGCTCGGTGCTTGGAAAGAGCACACCGGTAAAGCCGCCGCGCTGCAAAACGCGCTGCAGCTGGGCCTGAGCTTTTTGGGCAGTATGTTGGTTTCTTGGCGTGCTGATGACGCCCTGCAAGCCACCACGCAAACCATGCTGCTGATGGCTGGTCTGGTGATTGTCGGTTACTTTGTCCAGAGCGTTCGTGCACGTCAGGCGGCACTGGAGCCGCATCAGGCTCAATCTTAA
- the punR gene encoding DNA-binding transcriptional activator PunR, with amino-acid sequence MWSEYTLQVVESVARTGSFSAAAQELHRVPSAISYTVRQLEEWLAVVIFERRHRDVVLTPAGQTFVSEARETLKRMSGIRHRCQLVANGWRGQLSIALDNIVRADRVRHLVADFYRAFPDMELLISMEVFNGVWDALVDGRADVGIGATSAIPVGGSFDYRDMGSMSWRFVVSPDHPVVNEPQPLTDALLSRYPSICLEDTSRLLPKRTTWLLDNQRRLVVPDWYAATDCFCAGLGVGVMPEHMALPLLDSGRLVERTVESHTPDSRCCVAWRRQDSSPAIQWLLDYLGDTDTLNREWLSRSV; translated from the coding sequence ATGTGGTCAGAATATACCCTGCAAGTTGTTGAATCTGTAGCCAGAACGGGCAGTTTTAGTGCTGCGGCGCAGGAATTACACCGTGTTCCTTCGGCCATCAGTTACACCGTTAGGCAGTTAGAAGAGTGGCTTGCTGTCGTTATTTTTGAAAGAAGACATCGCGATGTGGTGCTCACTCCGGCAGGGCAAACGTTTGTCTCTGAAGCGCGAGAAACACTCAAGCGCATGAGTGGGATTCGGCATCGTTGTCAGTTGGTGGCAAATGGTTGGCGAGGGCAGTTATCCATCGCGCTGGATAATATTGTGCGTGCTGATCGGGTACGACACTTGGTCGCTGACTTTTACCGAGCGTTCCCCGATATGGAGCTACTGATCAGCATGGAAGTGTTCAACGGCGTGTGGGATGCGCTGGTGGATGGCCGTGCCGATGTGGGGATCGGGGCGACCAGCGCCATTCCGGTCGGTGGGAGTTTTGATTATCGAGATATGGGCAGTATGTCGTGGCGCTTTGTGGTCAGCCCCGACCATCCGGTGGTAAATGAGCCGCAACCCCTGACCGATGCCTTGCTGAGTCGCTACCCGTCGATTTGTTTGGAAGACACCTCGCGTCTATTGCCGAAACGAACTACTTGGTTGCTGGATAACCAGCGGCGATTGGTGGTTCCCGATTGGTATGCTGCGACCGACTGCTTTTGCGCCGGCCTTGGCGTTGGGGTGATGCCGGAGCATATGGCGTTGCCGCTGCTGGACTCAGGGCGTTTGGTGGAGCGGACAGTGGAAAGTCATACGCCGGATAGCCGTTGCTGTGTTGCATGGCGTCGGCAAGATTCATCACCTGCAATTCAGTGGTTGCTCGATTATCTGGGCGATACCGATACTCTAAATCGCGAATGGCTGTCTCGCTCTGTGTGA